The DNA region TCCGTGAGGAGCCCTTGATCCGGGCGACGGCGGGCTCGTCGTAGGTGGTCGCCCCTCCGACACCGGCCGCGTCCTCGGAGAGCGAGCCGACCGCGCGGATCGCGACCTGCCCCTCCTCGCCGAGCGAGGGCAGCACGCCCTCGGTGTAGGCGACCAGCAGCGGAGTCGGCGAGACGACGAGGATGCCGCCCGCGTAGCGGCGCCGGTCCTGGTAGAGCAGGTACGCGGCCCGGTGCAGGGCCACCGCGGTCTTGCCGGTCCCGGGGCCTCCGGAGACCTCCGTGACGGAGGCGGCGGGGGCACGGATCACCAGGTCCTGTTCGGCCTGGATCGAGGCGACGATGTCCCGCATGGTGTGGCTGCGCGCCTGGCCCAGCGCGGCCATCAGGGCGCCGTCACCGATGACGGGCAGCTTCTCGCCGCCCAGGGACGCGGTCAGCTCCGGGCGCATCAGGTCGTCCTCGACCCCGAGGACCCGGCGTCCCTTGGAGCGGATGACCCGGCGGCGCACGACCCGTCCCGGGGCCTTCGGCGTCGAGCGGTAGAACGGCGCGGCGGCCGGCGCGCGCCAGTCGATGACCAGGGGTTCGTAGTCGGAGTCGAGCACCCCGATCCGGCCGATGTGCAGGGTCTCCGCGATGTCGGCGGTGCCGTCCTCGCGTACGGCGTCGTCGGCCGGCTCCACGGAGGTGTGCGCGCCGTCCGGGCCGCGTTCACCGTCCTTGCCGGGCAGCAGGTCGATCCGTCCGAAGAGGAAGTCCTCGAACTCGCTGTTCAGCCGGTTGAGGTGGATCCCGGCGCGGAAGACCTGGGCGTCCCGCTCGGCGAGCGCCCCGGGGGTGCCCACCTGGGCCCGCCGCCCGGCGTCCCGCATGAGGAACTCCGCCTCGTCGATCTTCTCCTCGAGACGGCGGTAGACCTGGTCCAGATGTTCTTGCTCGACACCGATCTCCCGGTCCCGCAACGAATCGACAGCGGCATCCTGCGCGGCCACCGGGGCCCCTTTCTGACGTGCACTGGGCAGCCGTCAACCGTACGCGAAAGGGGGCCCGGAGCGCACCTGCCACCTGTTACGGCGGGTTGCGGTTGGGCGACGATTCCGGTGGGGGTTCAGCGCCGAGGAGGGCCGTCGTGCAGGATCCGCTGGAACATCCGGTGGTCCCGCCACGCCCCGTCGATGTGGAGGTAGCGCGGCGCCGTCCCGATGACCTCGAACCCGGACTTCGCCAGCACCCGCTGCGAGGCCGTGTTGTCCACCACCGTGCCGGCCTCCACACGGTGCAGCCCGAGCCGGTCCCGGGCGTCCTCGCAGACCCGGCCGACGGCGGCCGTCGCGAGGCCCCGGCCCGCCCGGTCGACGTCGACCCAGTAGCCGAGACGGGCGTTGCGGAAGGGCCCCAGCTCGATCGAGGCGAGCGTCATCGCGCCCACCACCCGTTCGTCGGCGTCGGCCAGCACCCAGGGCATCGCACGCCCCGCGTCCCGGTCGGCGAGCAGGCCGGTCAGGCGCCGGGCCTGGCCCTCGGGGGTGTAGAACACCTCGGGGCGTACCGGCTCCCAGCGCTTCATATGGGCCCGGCTGCGGGTGAGGGCCTCGGCGAAGGACTCGGCATCGTCGAGGATCGCGGGCCGCAGGTGGACATCGTCGGTCAGAGGATGGCTCAGAGCGATCATCCTCCGACCGTAACGGCCCTTCAGGAACCCTCGTGCGGAATGTCCTCCGAGGGGTCCGGGTCGTGCCTTCGGCCGGCACGCGCGGGCAGCTCGGCGCAGAGGAGCTGGACGAGCGGGCCGAGCCGGAAGCGTTCCGGGTGGACCGTGCCGATGCCCCGGTCCTGGAGCGGCAGCGCGGTCACCGGGCCGACGCAGGCGACGAGGACGTCCCGGCCCAGGGCGGACAGGACCTCCGGGAGGATGCCGAGCGTCTCGGCCCGGTTCAGGTACGAGGTGGCGGCGGGGGCGCTGGTGAAGGTCACGGCGTCCAGGACGCGGCTCACGGTGGCGTCCAGCATCCGGTCGAGCGGGGCGATGTCCTCGGGGGGCATCCACCGGTAGACGGGCACGCCGACGACCTCGGCGCCCGCCTCCCTCAGCGCCTCGACGAAACCGGGCAGGGGTTCGCCGTGCAGCTGGAGGGCGATCCGCCGCCCCTCGACGCCTTCGCCCAGCAGCCGGTCCTGGACCTCCGCCATGGACTCCGACGCGGGTGACCAGGACTCGGTGAGCCCGGCCGCCCGGATGGCTCCCTTGACCTTGGGGCCGCGGGCGAGCACTTCGGCGCCGTGCAGCACCTCCAGCAGCCGGTCGCCGATCCCCCAGCCCTCGGCGGCCTCGACCCAGCCGCGGAACCCGACGGCGGTGGTGGCGATCACCAGGTCGGGCACGTCGCCGAGGAGCTCCTCGGTGGCGGCGAGGAGTTCGCTGTCGTCCGCGAGGGGCAGGATCCGCAGTGCGGGCGCGTGCAGGACCGCGGCTCCCCGGCGTGTGAGGAGCGCCCCCAGTTCCTCGGCACGACGGGCGGCGGTCACCCCGACCGTGAAACCCGCGAGGGGCCCGTGCTGTGCGTCGTCGTCGTGCATGTGTGTGACACCTGACTCTCGTCCCGCCGGGGGCGTGGGTCCACCGTCCCCGTCCCGGATCCCGGTGGTGCGGAGGGCCGGGCACGCCGTCCCCACGTACCGGTCGGGTCCGGGCCCCCCGCGCCTTCGCGCTCCTGCGTCATCTGACGCCTGGTGCACATGTTCGCATCCCCGTGCGACCGGCCCCGGGGCCACGGGGCCGCCGCCGGGAGGGCGGGTGCGGCGGGCCCCGGGACGCTCACCCGCCGCGCCCGGGACGTTCAGGCGTCCTGGGTGCGTCGCTTGTCGGCCCCGTTGGGCCAGAGCCGCGGCCGCCGTTTGGCCGCCACGTCCTCGACCCAGCCGAACGACAGGATCGCCAGCCCGATCAGCGGCCAGATGACGATGAGGATCAGTCCGTCGTACGCGTGCTCGATGTAGGTGTCGAACGTGTCACCGAACCACGGGATGTTCCACATCTGGTTGACGATCTGGGCCCCGGCCATCAGCAGGATGTTGTGCCAGAGGTAGATCGTCACGGCCCGGTTGTTGGCCAGGGTGACGAGACTGTCCCACCCGGCGAGCTTCCCGGGCAGCTTCCGCCAGGACGGCGCGTACACGAGCAGGATCGCGCAGAAGCCGAGGGACCAGGTGGCCTGGGCCAGCGGGATCTCGTCCAGGTTCCAGCCCTCCTCGGTGAGGTGGCCGGAAGCCCACCACAGGCCGAAGCCCATGACGATCGCGGCGCTGGAGACCGCCAGGTAGCGCGGGATCTCCTTCAGCAGTCCGTCGTTGTGGGCGAAGCCGAGAACCCAGCAGCCACCGAACACCGCGAAGTCGGTCAGGCTCTCGCCGATCATGCCGGGCACCGTCACCAGGCCCGTGCCGATCACGGCCGTCAGGGCGAGAGGAGCGAGCAGTGTGACCCAGGGCAGCCTGCGGAACGCCCTGAGCAGCAGCGGCGAGGCGATCACGAACCAGAGGTAGGCCCGGATGTACCAGAGGGGTCCCACCGCCTGGTCGGCCCAGGTCAGCTCCAGCCACCCGCCGGCCGAGCCGCTCTCCTCCGGGTACGGCGGGGAGCCGATCGGGAAGAGGTAGCAGCCGAGCTTGAGGAACCACCACAGTCCCTCGTCCCGGACGGGCTTCCAGCTCAAGGCGAACATGACCGGCACGACGACGAGCGAGAACGCCCACATGGGCGGCAGCAGCCTGCGCAGCCGGGAACGGATGACGCTTCCGGCGGGGCGGGACAGCGAGCGGGCCATCAGCGAGCCGGCCAGGGCGAACATCACGCCCATGGACGGGAAGAGGACGGTCAGCCAGGCCCACCCGAAGAGGTGGAAGAAGACGACGCGGACGAGCGCGACGGCCCGGAGCAGGTCGAGGTAGCGGTCCCGGCCCGGCTTGGCCGGGGCGGGAGCCTGCTCGGTCTGCTCGGACTGCTCGGACCGTTCCGGGGGGCCGGGACGCTCCGTGGGTCCGGCCGGTGCCGCCGCTACGGCGGGAAGCTGCGCGGTGGCGTCCGGGGGCGTCCGGACCTGCCCGGGGAACGGGCCGGTCGCGGTGCCGGCGGCGTGTCCAGGGGGCGCGTCCAGGCCGTACCCCGGTACGGCGGCCCGGACCGGGCGGGCGTGCCCGGGGGCCCGGCCCGGACCCGCGTGGGGATCACCGGCCCCCGGGAAACCGTCGCCGCCCCCTCGGAAGCCCCCGTCCGGTCCCGGGAAGCCGTCGTTCCGCTGCCCCGGGAAGCCGTCGCGGCCTCCCGGGAAGCCGTCGTTCGGCGCGGGGGCTCCGTCGTCCCAGGCCGGGGAGCAGGAGCCCTGTCCCGGAGAACCGGAGCCGTACCCCGGGTACGCAGCTGCGCCGTCGGCCGGCGGCCACCCGGCCGGGGTGTCGTCGTGGTCGTCCCCGCGGGGCTGGTTCGGGTAGGTCATGCGACCGGCCTCCGGTCCGTCTGCGGCGCTTCCTTGCGGGGGCGGGGCACGGGCCCTCCCGGTGCCTCCACCACGCCCGTACGGCGCAGCTTCTGCCAGCGCAGCCGGCCGCCGGTGAGAGCGGTGATCCACGACTGGAGCAGCACCACGTACATGAGCTGCCGGTAGAGGATCTGCTGGAGCGGCAGCGAGATCAGGTGGGTCATGCGTTCGCGGTCCAGCCGGAAGGCGTACGCGGCGCACACCGCCTGGATCAGCAGCACTCCGAACCACGCGGTGACCGTCTTGCCCGTCGGGCCGAAGACCAGCCCGTACAGCAGGAAGACGTCGATGAGGGGGGCCAGCAGCGGGGCGACGACCATGAACAGGGAGACGAACGGAAGTCCGACCCGCCCGAAGCGGCCCGAGGGCCCCCGTTCGACGACCGCGCGGCGGTGCTTCCAGATGGCCTGCATCGTGCCGTACGACCACCGGTAGCGCTGCGACCACAGCTGCTGCACGGACTCAGGGGCCTCGGTCCAGGCCCGGGCGTTCTCGGCGTAGACGACGCGCCAGCCGTCGCGGTGCAGTGCCATCGTGACGTCGGTGTCCTCGGCGAGGGTGTCCTCGCTCATGCCGCCGATCCGGTCCAGCGCGTCCCGGCGGAAGGCGCCGACCGCACCCGGGATGGTGGGCATGCAGCCGAGGACGTCGTACATCCTGCGGTCGAGGTTGAAGCCCATCACGTACTCGATGTGCTGCCAGGCACCGATCAGCGAGTCGCGGTTGCCGACCTTGGCGTTGCCCGCGACCGCGCCGACGCGGGGGTCTCCGAAGGGCTGCACGAGTTCGCGGACGGTGGTCGGCTCGAAGACGGTGTCGCCGTCCATCATCACGACGATGTCGTAGCGGGCGTGGGCGATGCCGTTGTTGAGCGCCGCGGGTTTTCCGGCGTTGCGCTGGCGGACGACCCGGACGTTCGGGATGCCCATCGCCTCGACGACGTCGCCCGTGCCGTCCTTCGAGCCGTCGTCGATGACGATGACCTCGATCGGGTAGTCACTGGCCACCAGCGACCGCACGGTCGACTCGATGCACTTGCGCTCGTTGTACGCCGGGACGAGCACCGACACCGGGCGGGTGAACGGTTCGCCCCAGCGGAAGTCCTTGTGGCGGACGCGCCGGGCGTGCAGGAAGGAGAGCAGCAGCATCAGCCCGAAGCGGGTGATCACCAGGAAGCCGATGACGGAGAGGCCGACCACCAGGACGCTCGTGACGTGCTCGGAGATGTCCACGGCGTACACGAACGCCTTGCCCTTCCAGAGCGCGAACCCGGTGACCGGGGTGTGCGCGCTGGAGGCGCCGAGGGCGCTGGTGAGGTTGGTGAACTCGTATCCGCGCTCCTGCATGTCCGGCAGGAACCTGTCCAGGGCGCGCACGGTCTGGGACCGGTCGCCGCCGGAGTCGTGCATCAGGATGACGGCGCCCTTGCCGTGCCGGGGCGTGGCACGGTCGATGATCGCCCGGACGCCGGGGCGCTTCCAGTCCTCGCTGTCGGTGTTGTTCACGACGGTGAGGTAGCCGCGGCTGCCTATGTACTGCGTGACCGGCCAGGACTTGTTGTCCATGGCGTCGGAGAACGAGGAGTACGGCGGGCGGAACAGGGAGGTACGGATACCGGCCGCGCCCGCCAGTACCAGCTGGTTCTGGGAGAGCTCCCAGTCGATGCGGCTCGTGGACTGGTAGGAGAGGTCGGGGTGGTTGAAGGTGTGCAGTCCGACTTCGTGGCCCTCGTCGACCATGCGCTTGACGAGCGCCGGATAGCGCGAGGCCATCGTGCCGGTGACGAAGAAGACTCCGTGGGCGTCGTACTTCTTCAGCTGGTCCAGGACCTTCGGGGTCCAGACGGGGTCCGGGCCGTCGTCGAAGGTCAGGACTATCTTGTGGTCGGGTATGCGGAGCGTCGTGGCGGGTTCACCGGCCGTCCGCGCGTCGATCACGGGGCCACCGTCGAGCACCTCGTCGGGTACCTGGCTGGTGGAGGCCGGCGGCTGGACACGGTGGTCCGCGAGGATCTCGCTGTGTACGTAGCCACGCAGCATCAGCATGGCGAGCAGGGCCACGAGGAGAAGCGACGGAAGCAGGTAGCGCATCGGCATCCTGCGAGGGGTGGTCCGCTTCTTCTTCCTCGGGTTGTGCCTGCCCCGCCGGGCGGGGGTTGTCATCTAGTGAGCGCCTTCTCCTGGTTGCACCGTTGGTTCCGAGGGGGTCGGGGGCGGGGGCCCGGTCACGTCCGGGTCCTCGGGGTTCGTCTCCGGCGCGG from Streptomyces sp. NBC_01754 includes:
- a CDS encoding glycosyltransferase, giving the protein MRYLLPSLLLVALLAMLMLRGYVHSEILADHRVQPPASTSQVPDEVLDGGPVIDARTAGEPATTLRIPDHKIVLTFDDGPDPVWTPKVLDQLKKYDAHGVFFVTGTMASRYPALVKRMVDEGHEVGLHTFNHPDLSYQSTSRIDWELSQNQLVLAGAAGIRTSLFRPPYSSFSDAMDNKSWPVTQYIGSRGYLTVVNNTDSEDWKRPGVRAIIDRATPRHGKGAVILMHDSGGDRSQTVRALDRFLPDMQERGYEFTNLTSALGASSAHTPVTGFALWKGKAFVYAVDISEHVTSVLVVGLSVIGFLVITRFGLMLLLSFLHARRVRHKDFRWGEPFTRPVSVLVPAYNERKCIESTVRSLVASDYPIEVIVIDDGSKDGTGDVVEAMGIPNVRVVRQRNAGKPAALNNGIAHARYDIVVMMDGDTVFEPTTVRELVQPFGDPRVGAVAGNAKVGNRDSLIGAWQHIEYVMGFNLDRRMYDVLGCMPTIPGAVGAFRRDALDRIGGMSEDTLAEDTDVTMALHRDGWRVVYAENARAWTEAPESVQQLWSQRYRWSYGTMQAIWKHRRAVVERGPSGRFGRVGLPFVSLFMVVAPLLAPLIDVFLLYGLVFGPTGKTVTAWFGVLLIQAVCAAYAFRLDRERMTHLISLPLQQILYRQLMYVVLLQSWITALTGGRLRWQKLRRTGVVEAPGGPVPRPRKEAPQTDRRPVA
- a CDS encoding acyltransferase family protein: MDAPPGHAAGTATGPFPGQVRTPPDATAQLPAVAAAPAGPTERPGPPERSEQSEQTEQAPAPAKPGRDRYLDLLRAVALVRVVFFHLFGWAWLTVLFPSMGVMFALAGSLMARSLSRPAGSVIRSRLRRLLPPMWAFSLVVVPVMFALSWKPVRDEGLWWFLKLGCYLFPIGSPPYPEESGSAGGWLELTWADQAVGPLWYIRAYLWFVIASPLLLRAFRRLPWVTLLAPLALTAVIGTGLVTVPGMIGESLTDFAVFGGCWVLGFAHNDGLLKEIPRYLAVSSAAIVMGFGLWWASGHLTEEGWNLDEIPLAQATWSLGFCAILLVYAPSWRKLPGKLAGWDSLVTLANNRAVTIYLWHNILLMAGAQIVNQMWNIPWFGDTFDTYIEHAYDGLILIVIWPLIGLAILSFGWVEDVAAKRRPRLWPNGADKRRTQDA
- a CDS encoding GNAT family N-acetyltransferase, with protein sequence MIALSHPLTDDVHLRPAILDDAESFAEALTRSRAHMKRWEPVRPEVFYTPEGQARRLTGLLADRDAGRAMPWVLADADERVVGAMTLASIELGPFRNARLGYWVDVDRAGRGLATAAVGRVCEDARDRLGLHRVEAGTVVDNTASQRVLAKSGFEVIGTAPRYLHIDGAWRDHRMFQRILHDGPPRR